tttcagtgcgtGTAGCGTTTGACTTCAAATCTCGTGTTTTTGTGATAACGGCCTAACCTGTCAATATTCACTTTGAAGAATTCCAAAAGTCTCGGTACTCGCTGGGAGTAAGTCTTAATATTGGACGACTGGTGTTGCAGTTAATACTCTATTTTGCATAGCTCGCctgctattttttttcaaaagtggatGTTGAGAGGTAGCTCATTGGTCggtagcacaaaaaaaaaacgcgtgaaattTACGGACCATTCACTTTTTTCACAATGAAAGTTAATGTGAAAACGGAAAttgattgtaatttttgaaCATATTTGCGAAATGGCTATAAATTTAATGGGCATTTTAAAGTTATCTGCACCTTGATGTGTGTTCTTTTTCATGATTCAAACTCTGAATAATTTGAAATccatttttcgagcagttttacaTCTGTTTTATATTTGTGGCTGTAAATATGTAACCAGCGTTTTTTTAGTGTGTATCTCAAATGAAACATTTCTTCGAAGTGAAACGTTTCCATCTGCATTCATACGCGATTTTCACGTGTTTTTGAATATCCGTTTCACGTCGATTGGCTGGCTGATATTAAGTTTAAAATGAATACGGACCAGGAACAAGCACCAAAGTCACCAAGACGGAGTTGGTCCAGTTATCCGCGGCCCTCTATATATACGGGGCGCTGCGGTGATCTTCGATCCTTGGATGAAATAGGTGAGTTGCATTTTAATGAACAATTCGTTTTCATAAAGCACGTGAAATTTTTCAGCTCCTGTATTCCGGCATGTGTTTTGTGAATACCCTAGTttcaatgaaattcaatcgATGGTCATGGATGACATGTTATACACGGACAAGTCACTGGCCGTAAGTGCTCCTACGGGGTCGGGGAAAACGGTAATCTTTGAGCTGGCCATGGTGCGGCTGCTCATGAATATGGAAGATGCCAAATACGCGGGAGACTTCAAGATGATCTATATTGCTCCAATTAAGGCCCTGTGTACCGAAAAGTTCCACCATTGGAGGGAAAATTTTGAACGTTTAGGAGTGAAAAGTGCCGAGGTTACTGGGGACACAGAGTTCCGCGATTTCTGGGATTTGCCAGATTGCAATTTGATTCTCACCACACCGGAAAAGTGGAATTCAATAACCAGACGGTGGAGAcagaacgtaaattttgttcgacTCATTAAATTGGTTATGATTGACGAAGTTCACATTTTGAATGATCCATTTCGGGGACCTATACTGGAAGCGGTGGTTTCTCGGATGCGCAGCATTCACCGATTTATTGATACGGGCAACGCTCAACGTGCCGAGCCGATGAGAATTGTAGCGCTGTCAGCAACAGCTCCCAATGCGGCAGATTTGGCTTCATGGGTCGGAGGACAAAATACAACTTGTTTTTACAAGTGAGATAAGTGGTTATAGTTGACTAATTCCAGTATTTATATGAGTTTGTCTTTTGTAGCATCCCAGAATCCCGCCGGCCTATTAAAATAGAAAAACATATTTTGGGTTTCTACTGTGATCCTACCACGACATCATATAGATTCGATCTTAACCTAAACTACAAACTGTTCGATGTCATTCGAAAACATTCTAGCGGACGTCCGACGCTTGTGTTCTGTAGCACTCGCAAAGCGACTGAGGTTGCGTCAAAACACCTAACCGATAATCATTCCCTGGGGTTGACAGGAGAACAGAAATACACCCTTCGAACAGTAGCAGAAAAGGTTCAAAATGGGGATCTGAATCAACGAATCGTGGCTGGATATGCCTATCATCACGCTGGACTAAGCTTTGCCGACCGTAGTTTGGTCGAGAATTCATTTCGGTCCGGTCAAATTCCAGTACTTCTATGTACTAGTGCTCTAGCGATGGGTGTTAATCTGCCGGCGCACCTGGTGGTGATCAAATCAACTCAGGTATGCATGGTTGAAcggattttatttcattttactaCAAGAAATGCATGTTGACATGGTATTTTAGATGTACACCGACTACGGTATGGAAGAGTATCCGGAAAGTAGCGTCTTTCAGATGATCGGTCGTGCTGGTAGACCACAGTATGACACTTTTGGAGTTGCAGTCATCATGACCCAAAGGGAAAAAGTGGTAAGCACAATTATCTGCTGCTAGTGTCATCTTattatctaatttttttttctcctacTTTTAATCTATTAATGTACAAAGAATCCGGTTTTGTCTCTCTCTCGCAGAATTAGCGAAATATTTCTAATCACTGCGCGCATGGTCCACTCAGTTCTACTACTCACTAATAATCTTCTACTCTACTGTACGCGGCATTTGTAATGTAGCATCTTTAGCATGGATTTAGTCAGTGTTTTTCATGTTTCTATCCAGAAAGTGGATTGGCATTTTCCTGAAAATCGACATCGGATACGTAACCGCTTTCCTTGTCCACAGAGTATTTCACTGTCATTAGACGTCCGTCTGGTAACCAAACCGAGTACTTGCCCGAAACCTTTGAATACAAAatagtaattattgagaaactcTTCGTAGCCTAAGTGTGTGCAACGTAAATGGGACCAACAAGCTTACCTTGCCTCCGGCATCTCCAGCttcatttttatcaaaaaataatttcttttccGGATCCTTCACTTCGTACTGATATTGATACTGGAAATGAGAACAAGAAACATATAAATTCAACCGTCACTATATTTCCACTTTTTAAATTACCGCTTCATAGTTTTCCGCCTGCGGTGCCGAGTACACGAAGTAAAGTAACGAGATCACTAGAAAAAGCTGTTTGAACATCTTGACCGCGTCCAACTTCCTACTAGATTTGAGTTAATCACAAAAGCCACTTGCCGCAGATACTAGATTTCATTACGTTCCTCCACATCCGTCAGAAATGAACCGCAGGCTCCAACTGAAACTAGCGAATGAATTAACCCATCCTACCGACATCTATTTTTATATGCACTATGGACAGCGTTCTAGAGTTGAACTTTACGAAGATATCGAATACTGAATCCGGCGTGAGCCTTGCCTCTTTTTTCGCCAAAGATGTCACACATTGAAAACAGCAGCAGCCGCAGCCGGAGCGGATGAAGCAAGACAACAGAAATAAATTCAACCGAAAGCACGCTTTACACAGGCCGAAACATTTGGTGCATGTTGCTAATCAACACTCTAATCGCAATAGGTTAGGTTTAGGGCTGACTCAAGAATGTTGCATACCTCCGGTCCGCACCGTCGGCCGGAGAATCGGGCAAAACTTCAATTCCAAGAAATTTACATGAACATAGCATATCTGACAAGTAGCATCATTTCAGCGGGAGATCGGACAGATTCGTAGGAGTATCGGTTCTAATGGCAGTGAGACTCTCGGCAACGATCGTAGCCAACAATGCAACATAATAAAATCAACAGCAGCATCCAGTCATGTCACGAAATAACTTCGTGAAGGACGCGATTTTGC
This genomic window from Malaya genurostris strain Urasoe2022 chromosome 1, Malgen_1.1, whole genome shotgun sequence contains:
- the LOC131426172 gene encoding pro-resilin-like, with the protein product MFKQLFLVISLLYFVYSAPQAENYEAYQYQYEVKDPEKKLFFDKNEAGDAGGKVSGKYSVWLPDGRLMTVKYSVDKESGYVSDVDFQENANPLSG